The DNA sequence GCATTAAgtgaagaaaaaacaatttggGTGAAGTTCATGTACCTCATTTAGCCAAAAGTGCTCATTAGTCTTGTTAGTGATCAAGTTCCCCGTCCAGCTATGAGCAAGCTCATGGGCAACGACCTGCGCACCGCTGGCGTCCCCCTTAATCACGGTTGGAGTCAAGAAGACCATTCTGGGGTTCTCCATTCCTCCATAAGGAAAGCTTGGAGGCAACACCAACAAATCAAACCTCTCCCACTCATAATCTCCAAACAACCTTTCCCCTTGCCTTATCATGTCCTCTGTCCCGGCGAACTCTGCTGCCGCCGCGTCCAACACCGCGGGTGACGCCTCCGAGTAAACTCTCGTCCTAGGCCCGACGTCCCTGAAACCTAATTCCCCAACCGCAAACGCAAACAAATAAGGCGGGATTGGCTGCTCCATCACGAACTCCTCCACCACCCTCCCCTCCGCGCACCACAGCGCGTCTCCGCAGGGCAGCGCCGCCCCCTCCCCCGCCGCCGGAGGGCGGCGATCCACGTGGCGGGCGGACATCACCGCAGAGAGCTGGCGCGGGATGTTGATCCGCGCGGAGTAGCAGATCCGCGCCGCGGGGGTGTCCTGGCAGGGGAAGACCGCGCGAGCGTGGATCGACTGACACTGCGTGTAGACGAAAGGGAAGGTCTTGTTGAACGTCTGGGGCGGGTTCAGCCATTGCAGAGCCGAGGACGCGGGAGTGGTGGAGGACACCACGAGGACTGAAGAATGGTTGGACAGGGAGACGACCAAGTTCTGGCCTTTGATGGGGTCGGGTTCGGAGAGGGAGTAGGGAAGCGGGTTGCGGGTCTGCGGGTCGAGGACGGAGAGGACGTTGAGGGAGCGGGTGTCGAGGAAGAGAGGGCCGGAGTGgggggaggagagggagaggagggcgGTGGAGTGGATGGTGGAGGAAGGGAAGTCGAAGTAGAGGGAGAGGTGAATGTGGGTGGTGAGAGGGTGGGCGGAGTCGGTGAAGGAGTGGGGGTCAACGGGCGCCATTGAAGGAGGTCGAGGATTGTTGCAGAGGTTAGGGTTCGGGAAGGGAGGAGAGACAGTGGGCTTTTAGAGAGAGGGAGCGAGAATATATTCATTTCTTCTAGTTCTTGCTTTGCTTCTGCTGTTAATCAGAATAATTAAAGGGGGGTGATCAGAGGAATCAGAATGTGGAAAGTGTCGTCGCTACCGGATGCCACCCAAAATCGTGGAATAATAAGAGTTGATTTACTTTAATTCAATTAACTATACCCTCGTTAATAAAGCTACTTTAGGAGGCACTTATACATGGGGAATATGTTCTTTTTCGAAGTTTAGTGATTTAGGGTTTGCATGACAACAATTctagagtagaatttttgctctataagtatttttgggatgaaaattcatttgataacacaacttctagagtagaaaccCCTTCGATTACGCAGCGTTATTTTTATACTCctgaagcattttctttttcagaagTAATTTTGCGATCGGTTGAAGGacaaaaatttacttctctccagaaatagaaaaatcaacttttattggtagaaaaattatttttttcactagaaagttgatttctaaagcggAAGCGTTGTCATACACGCCCTTATCATTAGATCGTTAGAACAATAGATGATTTTTGGCTGAATACTATTTTTAAGTGTTTATCATACCAAGACGAAATGAACGACATTGCCACGAGTCAAAGGTCCGAAAGATTTCATCGAAAAATTGTAGAAACATAGTATAGAATAGGAAAATTCATAAGTTAACGCCCGGCGAATGTGAGCCTAATTTTCGAGAATCATGGGATTAGGTGATGCAAAGGACTTGATAATATATGCGAACCGGACTTTGACAAATTGGGTATCGAATGAGTAATTCCAGAGTCTTGATGGGTCCTTCCCAATCGTGAAAATGGAGACAAgaaattaggggtgtgcaaaccggaccggaccggcccggaccaacccgggaccggcccggaccggccgggttggtccggtccttgaggtggatggtccggtccccggtcccaataaatgggaccatggaccgggcggtccggtcctcgggtttcttgcattgggaccggaccggcccggcccggactggaccgccaataatatataattatttatatataaatatatacaattgcaaaaaaaaattgaaaacaaaacagaataataaaagtccatttgtccatttttttcccaaccttgcactgccgcactctcttcctcaagactctttttttagtcttattttccatcttgtttttggtcatcttttctccccgcaggcttttttgagtgcggttggtgatgtttttatcatgtaatggctggatttggtattgaattcgaacattttggtcaagttcgtcgatcataaaagtcatagcgagtcgctatgtttttactatggcataatttattaagttgactagattttcaatagttagcggtcccaCTGGGCCGGGACCGataccggaccgggaccggcccggaccgggaccggcggtcCCGATCCGGTCCTTGGTCCTGAAAATAtagggaccgggactacggtccggtccccggttccatgtcgggatcggaccggcccggaccatgcacacccctacaaGCAATAACAACAATCTCCACAAGCCTACATCATGCAAATAAATAATCGCATCAATATAATAAAAAACCATAAACCGATacgcttgtgataaatttacctcaaactatttttttactacgaaaaatctcaaaccgatacacatgtgacaaatttaagtcaaattatttttttcaccacTAAAAACCTaaaattgtacttttgtgataaatttaccctaaactaaaccgatacacatgtgacaaatttatccatcgttaaattagattaataccatgaaaaatcacaaaccgataAATATATgacaaacagagagtaaaaattCCAACTTGGTAGATCGGTAAACTGCTGCATGCTATCCAACTTAATAATTTGatagttagatttaacgaaaaacaacagagggtaaatttgtcacggatgtaccaatttgaggtaaaattgtcacaagtgtatcaatttgaagtttttggtattcaaaaaaataatttggagtaaatttgtcacggatgtaccagtttagagttttcgatggtattaacccaaattcGAACGACTACAAGTAAGGAAAGCATAATATTGAGGCATTGCCAAATTGGTACGAGGAAAGCTACTGTGGTGTTTTTTATGTTTCCCAAGAGCGTAGCAAGGGTCACCGTCGACTTAATCTCCACAAGAAGATGTGCAGTCATATAAAGCAAAATACAAGAGCACCAAAGCACCAGCATCACGAGATCAACTTATCTTTAACCCTATCACCCAAGCTCATAAGCCTCTGGCATATCTAAATGAGAAACTCGAGGGAACGAGGAAGAATTATTCCACTTCCGATAAAGAGTTTTACGCGATCGTGTGGGCTTTCAATCATTGGAGTCATTATTTGATTCCTAAGCAATCTGTTCCTCATTCTAATCCTGAGGCAAATGTTGGGGTTATAGATGGAGAGTGAATGATTACAACAGTTGAAGACCATTCTGCATGCCCTGAAACACTCTCTCTCAAAGCGTTGGTCAATtgtcaaaatacattttctttAAAGTGTCCAGCAAAGGTGAAGTTATATAATCCAATGTTAAATAAGTTAGATTCTAGAACCACTTGATTAACTTTGTATCTTAATCGGATCATTCGAACGGGTATCGTTTTTGTAATCCCAACAAAAATACGAGAATTTTGGAATTACAGACAGCAAAGTTGCTGGAATTTTGATGTATCCGAAGAGGGTAACTGCTCACATGCTATTTACGATAATGATACGGTGGGACTAATGTATCGTTTTTCTGCTTATACAACAATCATGGAGCTTCCTAAATCACAAATTAAGCTGGGGTTTAGGATCCCCATTCTATGACAGTTCATGATAAAGTTCATTAAACCCCACAAGAGCATGATAAAGTTGAAGTGGCTATACTTAATAGATCTATCAAGTAGAGACAATCAACTATACCACCACACTGTATAATCTATGTGGGAGAGCATGACTACGATATGGACAATGTAGTTAATCCAGTAACTTATACAGATGATGTTTCTTGCCCTCAACCAGATTTGTGGTTAGATGCATTGAAAGACGAGATTCAGTTTATGAAACATAATGGTGTTTAAAAGCTCGTTGAAGTGTCTAAATGTCACAAGCTCATCGACTAAAAGTA is a window from the Rhodamnia argentea isolate NSW1041297 chromosome 8, ASM2092103v1, whole genome shotgun sequence genome containing:
- the LOC115754120 gene encoding leucine aminopeptidase is translated as MAPVDPHSFTDSAHPLTTHIHLSLYFDFPSSTIHSTALLSLSSPHSGPLFLDTRSLNVLSVLDPQTRNPLPYSLSEPDPIKGQNLVVSLSNHSSVLVVSSTTPASSALQWLNPPQTFNKTFPFVYTQCQSIHARAVFPCQDTPAARICYSARINIPRQLSAVMSARHVDRRPPAAGEGAALPCGDALWCAEGRVVEEFVMEQPIPPYLFAFAVGELGFRDVGPRTRVYSEASPAVLDAAAAEFAGTEDMIRQGERLFGDYEWERFDLLVLPPSFPYGGMENPRMVFLTPTVIKGDASGAQVVAHELAHSWTGNLITNKTNEHFWLNEGFTTFAERRIVEVVQGEERAALNIGIGWRGLNEEMERFSDNMEFTKLKTKQEGVDPDDVYSRVPYEKGFQFLWRIEREVGRPVFDEFLKKYIATFKFKSIDTETFLDFLKTNIPGIEKKIDLVLWTEGTGIPPDAFEPISNIYTKIVTLANEFKAGRMPGEDEVADWQGQEWELYLENLPKSVEASQILALDARYRLSESKDYEVKVAFLQLAISSRCSQYHGEVEKTLKEVGRMKYLRPLYTALVQGNGRQEDKIFAKRVFAEARDCYHPIAQGVVESIFSKHM